One genomic window of Ottowia oryzae includes the following:
- the fmt gene encoding methionyl-tRNA formyltransferase: MRVVFAGTPEFARVALEALQRAGFDIPLVLTQPDRPAGRGMKLQASPVKQFALTHGVAVAQPRSLRLDGKYPDDAEAARAALLAANADVMVVAAYGLILPQWVLDLPRLGCLNIHASLLPRWRGAAPIHRAIEAGDAATGVTIMQMDAGLDTGDMLLTERLPITGAATTATLHDQLAALGGRMIVEALELAACGGLKPVPQPAEGVTYAHKIEKAEAAIDWRQPAPQIEQRVRAFDPFPGATAVLGGEVVKVWRSELDSCQRPSDVRQGQILLVNDSGITVACGEGCLRLTELQRPGGKRLAARDFLRGFDLQPDQCFALPTTDAGTGTATGSAPPGAPR, encoded by the coding sequence ATGAGAGTCGTCTTTGCCGGCACGCCGGAATTCGCCCGCGTGGCCCTGGAAGCCTTGCAACGCGCAGGTTTCGACATCCCCCTGGTGCTGACTCAGCCCGACCGCCCCGCAGGCCGCGGCATGAAGCTGCAAGCCTCGCCCGTCAAGCAGTTTGCGCTGACGCACGGCGTGGCCGTGGCCCAGCCGCGCAGCCTGCGCCTGGACGGCAAGTACCCCGACGACGCCGAGGCTGCCCGCGCCGCGCTGCTGGCGGCCAACGCCGATGTGATGGTGGTGGCCGCCTACGGCCTCATCCTGCCGCAGTGGGTGCTGGATCTGCCCCGCCTGGGCTGCCTGAACATCCACGCCAGCCTGCTGCCCCGCTGGCGCGGCGCCGCGCCCATCCACCGCGCCATCGAAGCGGGCGACGCCGCAACGGGCGTCACCATCATGCAGATGGACGCGGGCCTGGACACGGGCGACATGCTGCTGACCGAGCGCCTGCCCATCACCGGCGCCGCCACCACCGCCACGCTGCACGACCAACTCGCCGCGCTGGGTGGCCGCATGATCGTCGAAGCGCTCGAGCTGGCCGCCTGCGGTGGCCTGAAGCCCGTGCCGCAGCCCGCCGAGGGCGTTACCTACGCCCACAAGATTGAGAAGGCCGAGGCCGCCATCGACTGGCGCCAGCCCGCCCCGCAGATCGAGCAGCGTGTGCGCGCCTTCGACCCCTTCCCCGGTGCCACGGCCGTGCTGGGCGGCGAGGTGGTGAAGGTGTGGCGCTCTGAATTGGATAGCTGCCAGCGCCCGTCAGACGTGCGCCAGGGCCAGATTTTGCTTGTGAACGACAGCGGCATCACCGTCGCCTGCGGCGAAGGCTGCCTGCGCCTGACCGAGCTGCAACGCCCCGGCGGCAAGCGCCTGGCCGCGCGCGATTTTCTGCGTGGCTTTGACTTGCAGCCCGACCAGTGCTTTGCGCTGCCGACCACGGACGCGGGCACGGGCACGGCCACCGGCTCCGCCCCACCAGGCGCACCGCGATGA
- the def gene encoding peptide deformylase, which translates to MALLPILRYPDSRLHKVAKPVQAVDARLKALIAQMFDTMYDAKGIGLAATQVDVHERLIVIDVSEDRDTPMVLINPELVWASDEIIRGEEGCLSVPGIYDGVDRAAQVKVRALDGEGQLREIEAEGLLAVCIQHEMDHLMGKVFVEYLSPLKRNRIKTKLLKAEREDHKDKAGERERA; encoded by the coding sequence ATGGCCCTGCTTCCCATTCTTCGTTATCCCGATTCTCGTTTGCACAAGGTGGCCAAGCCCGTGCAGGCAGTTGATGCGCGCCTGAAAGCCCTGATCGCGCAGATGTTCGACACCATGTACGACGCCAAGGGCATTGGCCTGGCGGCCACGCAGGTGGATGTGCATGAGCGCCTGATCGTCATCGATGTGTCGGAAGACCGCGACACGCCCATGGTGCTGATCAACCCTGAGCTGGTCTGGGCCAGCGACGAGATCATCCGTGGCGAAGAAGGCTGCCTGTCCGTGCCTGGCATCTACGACGGGGTGGACCGCGCCGCGCAGGTCAAGGTGCGCGCGCTGGACGGCGAAGGCCAGCTGCGCGAGATCGAGGCCGAAGGCCTGCTGGCCGTGTGCATCCAGCACGAGATGGACCACCTGATGGGCAAGGTGTTCGTGGAATACCTGTCGCCCCTCAAGCGCAACCGCATCAAGACCAAGCTGCTCAAGGCCGAGCGCGAAGACCACAAAGACAAAGCAGGCGAGCGGGAGCGCGCATGA
- a CDS encoding LysM peptidoglycan-binding domain-containing protein — MKHTFPGATRALTAPVSLLVAAIWIALPAQAQQASQRPVSPQQRATAQQVAAAGVPVSALAPNAPEEYTVRRGDTLWGISGKFLKSAWRWPELWGMNLQDIRNPHLIYPGQQLYLERVGDRAFLRARKGTDGQEGDTVRVSPRNRVEVLGGGPLPTLAPHLIEPFLAEPLVVDDDTFKRAPRIVALAERDRVLVGKGDRAYVRGPADAPLLSAPGLPTEFRVFRTAKPLKDPVSGEILGYEGQYVGQAHLVRGESESEEVLAPSYDPPRTPAAGERMSEPPTEADARRNLLPVPATIDVVSSKEEMRAGDRLLPEPPREYRSYVPHAPDTPVEARVVSIYGDSVRFAGKNQIVVINKGLRDGIENGQVLSLQSTGGHVADKTERSRPLMKLPDERNGIAMVFRPFDRVAYVLVMEAARPVAVGDKLTEPR; from the coding sequence ATGAAACATACTTTTCCTGGTGCCACGCGCGCCTTGACCGCACCCGTCAGCCTGCTGGTTGCCGCCATCTGGATCGCCCTGCCCGCCCAGGCGCAGCAGGCTTCGCAGCGGCCCGTCAGCCCTCAACAACGCGCCACGGCGCAGCAGGTGGCCGCCGCCGGCGTGCCGGTGTCCGCCCTGGCGCCCAACGCGCCTGAGGAATACACCGTGCGCCGCGGCGACACGCTGTGGGGCATTTCGGGCAAGTTCCTCAAGTCGGCCTGGCGCTGGCCTGAGCTGTGGGGCATGAACCTGCAGGACATCCGCAACCCGCACCTGATCTACCCCGGCCAGCAGCTGTACCTGGAACGCGTGGGCGACCGCGCCTTCCTGCGTGCCCGCAAAGGCACCGACGGCCAAGAGGGCGACACGGTGCGCGTATCGCCGCGCAACCGCGTCGAAGTGCTGGGTGGCGGCCCGCTGCCCACGCTGGCCCCGCACCTGATCGAGCCCTTCCTGGCCGAGCCGCTGGTGGTGGACGACGACACCTTCAAGCGCGCACCGCGCATCGTCGCCCTGGCCGAGCGCGACCGCGTGCTGGTGGGCAAGGGCGACCGCGCCTACGTGCGCGGCCCGGCCGACGCGCCGCTGCTGTCCGCGCCCGGCCTGCCGACCGAGTTCCGCGTGTTCCGCACCGCCAAGCCGCTGAAAGACCCGGTCTCTGGCGAGATCCTGGGCTATGAAGGCCAGTACGTCGGCCAAGCGCACCTGGTGCGCGGCGAAAGCGAATCCGAGGAAGTGCTGGCGCCCAGCTACGACCCGCCGCGCACGCCTGCGGCGGGCGAGCGCATGTCCGAGCCGCCCACCGAGGCCGATGCCCGGCGCAACCTGCTGCCCGTACCCGCCACCATCGACGTGGTCAGCAGCAAGGAAGAAATGCGCGCCGGCGACCGCCTGTTGCCCGAGCCACCCCGCGAATACCGCAGCTACGTGCCGCACGCACCAGACACCCCGGTGGAGGCGCGCGTGGTTTCGATCTATGGCGATTCCGTGCGCTTTGCCGGCAAGAACCAGATCGTGGTGATCAACAAGGGCCTGCGCGACGGCATCGAGAACGGCCAGGTGCTGTCGCTGCAGTCCACTGGCGGTCACGTCGCCGACAAAACCGAGCGTTCGCGCCCGCTGATGAAGCTGCCGGACGAGCGCAACGGCATCGCCATGGTGTTCCGCCCGTTCGACCGCGTGGCCTACGTCCTGGTGATGGAAGCCGCACGGCCCGTGGCCGTGGGCGACAAGCTCACCGAGCCACGCTGA
- the dprA gene encoding DNA-processing protein DprA codes for MSSEELAGWLRLTLTIGVGNDAARRLLAAFGLPQAIFEQSDSALGQLLTPAQVKAAQTEPPGLSALLRTTQDWLAAQADPALGGRMIVTLGDPAYPLSLLATDDPPLMLYLLGQVQALAPQSAHQRSPVAEPTEAADGRGHAANGWPSRAIAMVGSRNPTPQGAENARQFARSFSAAGLTVVSGLALGVDGAAHDGALSAWPDAATADPSGRICTVAVIGTGIDRVYPRQHHELARRIARQGLIVSEYPLGTPPLAANFPKRNRLIAGLSQGTLVIEAALQSGSLITARLTSEQGKDVFAVPGSIHNPQSRGCHALIRQGAKLVETAQDVLEELRWPATVVAIESEAASAEPTCATGTLDTEDEVLRALGSDPVGLDALLARTGLDTPRLQARLLELELDGHVARLPGGLWQRMARA; via the coding sequence ATGAGCAGCGAAGAGCTCGCCGGCTGGCTGCGGTTGACGTTAACCATCGGCGTCGGCAACGACGCGGCGCGGCGTCTGCTGGCCGCTTTTGGCTTGCCGCAGGCGATCTTCGAGCAAAGTGACTCGGCGCTGGGGCAACTTCTGACGCCTGCCCAGGTCAAGGCGGCGCAGACTGAACCGCCGGGCCTCAGCGCCCTGCTGCGCACCACACAAGACTGGTTGGCAGCGCAGGCCGACCCCGCTTTGGGCGGCCGGATGATCGTCACCTTGGGTGATCCGGCCTATCCGCTCAGCCTGCTGGCCACCGACGACCCGCCGTTGATGCTGTACCTGCTGGGGCAGGTTCAGGCCCTGGCACCTCAGTCTGCACATCAGCGGTCGCCCGTGGCCGAACCGACGGAGGCCGCCGATGGCCGCGGCCACGCCGCCAACGGCTGGCCGTCGCGCGCCATCGCCATGGTGGGCAGCCGCAACCCGACCCCTCAGGGCGCCGAGAACGCGCGCCAGTTCGCCCGCAGCTTCAGCGCGGCGGGGCTGACGGTGGTGTCAGGCCTGGCGCTGGGGGTGGACGGTGCCGCCCATGACGGCGCGTTGTCCGCGTGGCCCGATGCCGCCACGGCCGACCCCAGCGGGCGCATCTGCACGGTGGCGGTGATTGGCACCGGCATCGACCGCGTGTACCCCAGGCAGCACCACGAACTGGCCCGCCGCATCGCGCGCCAGGGGTTGATCGTCAGCGAATACCCGCTGGGCACGCCGCCGCTGGCCGCCAACTTTCCCAAGCGCAACCGCTTGATTGCCGGGCTTTCGCAAGGCACGCTGGTGATCGAGGCGGCCCTGCAGTCTGGCTCGTTGATCACAGCGCGGCTGACGTCCGAGCAGGGCAAAGACGTGTTCGCCGTGCCGGGCTCGATCCACAATCCGCAGTCGCGCGGCTGCCACGCGCTGATCCGGCAAGGCGCCAAGCTGGTGGAAACCGCCCAGGACGTGCTGGAGGAGTTGCGCTGGCCCGCCACCGTGGTTGCTATCGAAAGCGAAGCGGCCAGCGCTGAGCCCACCTGCGCCACCGGCACATTGGATACTGAAGATGAAGTGCTTAGGGCACTGGGCTCAGACCCCGTCGGCCTGGACGCCTTACTGGCCCGCACCGGCCTGGACACGCCTCGCCTGCAGGCGCGCCTGCTCGAGTTGGAGCTCGACGGCCACGTCGCCCGCCTGCCCGGTGGCCTGTGGCAGCGCATGGCGCGCGCATAG
- a CDS encoding DUF494 family protein — MYEVLAYVYETYWGGEDCPGREQLGRRLSSAGFEREEILAALTWLDGLNSAAQSLGSTPLAADQADAASTAASPAAMRVYTDRELAHLGAEGVACLHFLERSGALPMALRELVIDRALAVAESPLESDELRVIVMMVFWRTGFTPDALILDELCDNPTARVMH; from the coding sequence ATGTACGAAGTCCTTGCCTATGTGTACGAGACCTACTGGGGCGGCGAGGATTGCCCTGGGCGCGAACAGTTAGGGCGCCGCCTGTCCAGCGCCGGGTTTGAGCGCGAAGAAATCTTGGCCGCACTCACCTGGCTGGACGGGCTGAACAGCGCCGCCCAATCCTTGGGCAGCACGCCTTTGGCGGCCGATCAGGCCGACGCCGCGTCAACCGCAGCGTCGCCCGCCGCGATGCGCGTGTACACCGACAGGGAATTGGCCCACCTGGGCGCAGAGGGCGTGGCCTGCCTGCACTTTCTGGAACGCTCCGGCGCGCTGCCCATGGCGCTGCGGGAATTGGTGATTGACCGCGCGCTGGCCGTGGCAGAGTCTCCGCTGGAGTCGGACGAGCTGAGGGTCATCGTCATGATGGTGTTCTGGCGCACCGGCTTCACGCCCGACGCGCTCATCCTGGATGAGCTTTGCGACAACCCCACGGCGCGGGTCATGCACTGA
- a CDS encoding DUF1631 family protein encodes MATSSKPPSRRHARPPRLAQQVRERFVQEIDSALLAVGVKVQTYLITLVNTGRFASVTESRQALDTEAAYQREQTNWIDLCRQRLQDAQKQVRTPDSVAGGLGSLGLVDDEVVERKIIASRLAAAITDGAGSELNDLSIRMQWLERVKEWKRGEVLAPETLAQLVVQAWIDCDLTRAMWALVQTPVTEAIRVSTSDAYRHANELLISEGVMEEIDMKSRVRRAENADGWDDEEEDEDESPPTEMMPYRPEGPTGAPRYASRGADGRLVPPGYGGAPTSRGAPAWQDRGTRQGGLPGQSAPPGYGGQPGRYADAYGDTQGAWQDDGSHGGGGYAPTPMYGARGGAPGGAPAGGRYPGGRYPGGRVDPYERETGYPGAPTQRMGYPPSMLDTQTPTVHPTALARAAQETRMMTGVTPMARVRQKAQGVLGQLRRFISDRVGDLTVPAGVSAGPSPALARALDEQITPFAVTEWTGAPGAGGMGAVGPADVQRVAVQLRRRATDLKEKAEKPSEKAIIEIVALMFQAILAEERIPPAIRVWFARLQIPVLRLALAEPDFFASTEHPARQLIDRMGGCVLGFDGSQILGSKLEREIKRIVQVIEQYPETGRRVYQLVLDEFKKFLGRSLADNGAVQQAATLAQQVEQKEALGIQYTIELRRMLNSVPVADEVREFLFRVWSEVLALSAVRYGAQHAETLRLKQAAADLLWAVSPKPDRDDRRRVVQHLSGLLQTLRSGMSMLAVAESEQDAQIKRINDAVMAAFVSRDEGLPQEKLEELARGLAGLEDVVTDDPEGDMLLDPGTIELMFGVDQSALEVIAAGGSLPNEGMVDWARNLELGGWFGLDAHGSVKHVQYVWRSDRGQLHLFSSGVGKSYLVQTRRMAAYLQAGLLVPIEDEALTVRATREALAKLNAAPTQLLQ; translated from the coding sequence ATGGCCACTTCCTCCAAGCCTCCCTCCAGGCGACACGCCAGGCCCCCGCGGCTTGCGCAACAAGTTCGCGAACGCTTCGTCCAGGAGATCGACAGCGCGTTGTTGGCGGTTGGCGTCAAGGTTCAGACTTACCTGATCACGCTGGTCAACACGGGGCGCTTTGCAAGCGTGACCGAGTCGCGCCAGGCGCTGGACACCGAAGCCGCGTACCAGCGCGAGCAGACCAACTGGATCGACCTTTGCCGCCAGCGCTTGCAGGACGCGCAAAAGCAAGTCCGCACGCCGGACAGCGTGGCGGGCGGTCTGGGCTCGCTTGGCCTGGTGGATGACGAGGTCGTCGAACGCAAGATCATCGCCTCACGCTTGGCTGCGGCCATCACCGACGGCGCGGGCAGCGAGCTCAACGATCTGAGCATTCGTATGCAGTGGCTCGAGCGCGTGAAAGAATGGAAGCGCGGCGAGGTTCTGGCGCCTGAAACACTGGCGCAGTTGGTGGTTCAGGCGTGGATTGATTGCGATCTGACACGGGCCATGTGGGCGCTTGTCCAGACGCCGGTGACAGAAGCCATTCGGGTCAGCACGTCCGACGCTTATCGCCATGCGAACGAACTCCTCATCTCGGAAGGCGTGATGGAGGAGATCGACATGAAATCCCGCGTTCGGCGCGCCGAAAACGCGGATGGCTGGGACGACGAGGAAGAAGACGAAGACGAGTCGCCGCCGACCGAAATGATGCCCTACCGGCCAGAGGGGCCAACAGGTGCCCCCCGGTATGCCTCCAGGGGCGCGGACGGGCGTTTGGTGCCGCCGGGCTACGGCGGAGCGCCGACGAGCCGTGGTGCGCCTGCCTGGCAAGATCGAGGCACCCGGCAGGGCGGTCTGCCCGGGCAAAGTGCGCCGCCTGGATACGGCGGCCAGCCGGGCCGCTACGCAGATGCGTACGGCGATACCCAAGGTGCCTGGCAGGACGATGGATCGCATGGCGGTGGCGGTTACGCGCCCACGCCCATGTACGGCGCGCGCGGTGGTGCGCCGGGCGGAGCGCCTGCAGGCGGCCGTTATCCGGGTGGACGCTATCCCGGCGGCAGGGTAGATCCCTACGAGCGCGAAACAGGGTACCCCGGCGCGCCTACCCAGCGAATGGGCTATCCGCCAAGCATGCTGGACACCCAGACGCCGACGGTGCATCCCACGGCTTTGGCGCGCGCGGCGCAAGAAACTCGGATGATGACGGGCGTCACGCCCATGGCGCGCGTGCGGCAGAAGGCCCAGGGTGTCTTGGGCCAGTTGCGTCGCTTCATCAGCGACCGGGTGGGCGATTTGACCGTGCCTGCAGGCGTCAGCGCGGGGCCCTCGCCGGCGCTTGCGCGCGCCCTTGATGAGCAGATTACCCCTTTTGCCGTTACCGAGTGGACGGGCGCCCCGGGCGCTGGCGGCATGGGTGCTGTTGGCCCTGCGGACGTCCAACGGGTTGCGGTGCAGCTGCGCCGCCGTGCGACCGACCTCAAGGAAAAAGCGGAAAAGCCCAGCGAGAAAGCGATCATCGAGATCGTGGCGCTGATGTTCCAGGCGATTCTGGCGGAAGAACGCATCCCCCCGGCGATCCGCGTGTGGTTTGCTCGCCTGCAGATTCCCGTACTGCGTCTGGCACTGGCCGAGCCCGATTTCTTCGCCTCTACCGAACACCCTGCGCGGCAGCTCATTGATCGCATGGGTGGCTGCGTACTCGGTTTTGATGGCTCACAGATCCTGGGCTCGAAGCTGGAGCGCGAGATCAAGCGCATCGTGCAGGTGATCGAGCAGTACCCAGAGACGGGGCGCAGGGTCTACCAGCTGGTGCTAGATGAATTCAAGAAGTTCCTGGGCCGCTCGTTGGCCGATAACGGCGCGGTGCAGCAGGCGGCTACGCTGGCGCAGCAGGTAGAGCAGAAGGAAGCGCTGGGCATCCAGTACACCATCGAGCTGCGCCGTATGCTGAATTCGGTTCCGGTGGCCGACGAAGTGCGCGAGTTTCTCTTCCGAGTCTGGTCCGAGGTCCTGGCGCTGTCGGCCGTCCGCTACGGCGCGCAGCATGCTGAAACGCTGCGGCTCAAGCAGGCTGCGGCCGATCTGCTATGGGCCGTGAGCCCCAAGCCAGATCGGGATGACCGTCGGCGGGTGGTGCAGCATCTGTCTGGCCTGCTGCAAACGCTGCGCAGCGGCATGAGCATGCTGGCCGTGGCGGAGTCTGAGCAGGACGCTCAGATCAAGCGCATCAACGATGCAGTGATGGCCGCGTTCGTCTCACGGGACGAAGGCCTTCCGCAAGAAAAACTGGAAGAGCTGGCGCGTGGCCTGGCCGGGCTGGAAGACGTGGTCACGGACGACCCGGAAGGCGACATGCTGCTCGATCCGGGCACCATCGAGCTGATGTTCGGTGTCGATCAGTCGGCGTTGGAGGTGATCGCCGCCGGCGGCTCATTGCCCAACGAGGGTATGGTCGACTGGGCGCGCAACCTGGAGCTGGGCGGCTGGTTCGGCCTGGACGCGCACGGATCGGTCAAGCATGTCCAGTACGTCTGGCGCAGCGATCGCGGGCAGTTGCACCTGTTCTCGTCCGGCGTTGGCAAGAGCTACCTGGTGCAGACGCGGCGCATGGCGGCCTATCTGCAGGCGGGTTTACTGGTGCCGATCGAGGACGAGGCTTTGACCGTGCGCGCCACGCGCGAAGCGCTGGCAAAGCTGAACGCAGCGCCGACCCAACTGCTGCAGTGA
- the secF gene encoding protein translocase subunit SecF → MEFFRIRRDIPFMKRALLLNAISLITFVLAVFFLVTRGLHLSVEFTGGTVMEVAYEQPAELTKVRGALTELGYVDAQVQNFGTSRDVMIRLPVRQGQSSAQVSEQVLNALRKDDAKVQLRRTEFVGPQVGQELAADGLKALAFVIIGILIYLSIRFEWKYAVAGAIANLHDVVIILGFFAFFQWEFSLAVLAAVLAVLGYSVNESVVIFDRIRESFRRYRKMTPVQVIDHAITSTISRTIITHASTQAMVLSMLWFGGDTLHYFAMALTIGICFGIYSSVFVAAAIAMWLGVKREDLVKPSRKEGDPNDPNVGAVV, encoded by the coding sequence ATGGAATTTTTCCGCATCCGGCGCGACATCCCGTTCATGAAGCGTGCGTTGCTTCTGAACGCGATCTCGCTCATCACCTTCGTGCTGGCCGTATTCTTTCTGGTCACACGCGGCCTGCACCTTTCGGTGGAATTCACCGGCGGTACGGTCATGGAAGTGGCCTATGAGCAGCCCGCCGAGCTGACCAAGGTGCGCGGCGCGTTGACTGAGCTGGGCTATGTCGATGCCCAGGTTCAGAACTTCGGCACTTCGCGCGACGTGATGATCCGCTTGCCGGTGCGCCAGGGGCAATCGTCGGCGCAAGTGAGCGAGCAGGTGCTGAACGCGCTGCGCAAGGACGACGCCAAGGTGCAGCTGCGCCGCACCGAGTTCGTGGGCCCGCAGGTGGGGCAGGAATTGGCGGCGGACGGCCTGAAGGCATTGGCCTTCGTGATCATCGGCATCCTGATTTACCTGTCGATCCGCTTTGAATGGAAGTACGCCGTGGCCGGCGCCATCGCCAACTTGCACGACGTGGTGATCATTCTGGGCTTCTTTGCCTTCTTCCAGTGGGAGTTTTCGCTGGCGGTGCTGGCCGCCGTGCTGGCGGTGCTGGGGTATTCCGTCAACGAGTCGGTGGTGATCTTTGACCGTATCCGCGAATCCTTCCGCCGTTACCGCAAGATGACGCCCGTGCAGGTGATCGACCACGCCATCACCTCGACCATCAGCCGCACGATCATCACCCACGCGTCCACGCAGGCCATGGTCTTGTCGATGCTGTGGTTTGGCGGCGATACGCTGCACTACTTCGCGATGGCGCTGACCATCGGGATCTGCTTCGGCATCTATTCGTCGGTGTTCGTGGCTGCCGCCATCGCCATGTGGCTGGGCGTCAAGCGCGAGGATCTGGTCAAGCCCAGCCGCAAGGAAGGCGACCCGAACGACCCCAACGTCGGGGCAGTGGTTTAA
- the secD gene encoding protein translocase subunit SecD produces the protein MNRYPLWKYAIILVTLLVAVIYTLPNFYGEAPAVQVSAGKVTAKVDNGTLDRVESALKAANLTPNQLALEGTSVLARFDSTDEQIKAKDAIEHAVNPDAADPTYVVALNLVSRSPKWLSSINAKPMYLGLDLRGGVHFMLQVDMRAAISKRLDTLANDIRQSLREKDVRHGGVVRTGDSIEIRARDAATLEAARRVIADQITDLQVVEQPGAEPRLVASFKPQALQKVQTDAVKQNITTLHNRVNELGVAEPVIQQQGVDRVIVQLPGVQDTAKAKDILGRTATLEMRLVDESAEGRAAERGDGPVPFGAEKFLLRDGQPVIVKRDVILTGDSLTNAQPGFDSQTQQPKVDLTVDAKGGAVMKRVSSENLKKRMAIILFEKGKGEALTAPVIQAELGNRFQISGSMSVNEANDLALLLRAGSLAAPMEIIEERTIGPSLGAENIRKGFLSVIGGFAVICIFMSVYYGLFGIFSSISLAFNLLLLIAILSMMQATLTLPGMAAMALAIGMAIDANVLINERVREELRNGVSPQQAIQAGYNHAWATILDSNVTSLIVGIALLAFGSGPVRGFAVVHCLGLLTSMFSAVFFSRGIVNFWYGRQKKLKSLSVGTVWRPEEGYRRGGPTDEAV, from the coding sequence ATGAACCGTTACCCTCTCTGGAAGTACGCGATCATCCTCGTCACCTTGTTGGTGGCGGTGATCTATACCTTGCCCAACTTTTATGGCGAGGCGCCTGCCGTGCAGGTGTCGGCCGGCAAGGTGACCGCCAAGGTGGACAACGGCACGCTGGATCGGGTGGAAAGCGCTCTGAAGGCCGCCAACCTGACGCCGAACCAGCTGGCGCTGGAGGGTACGTCGGTGCTGGCACGCTTTGATTCGACCGACGAGCAGATCAAGGCCAAGGACGCCATCGAACACGCCGTCAACCCCGATGCGGCCGACCCGACCTATGTGGTCGCGCTGAACCTGGTGTCGCGCTCGCCCAAGTGGCTGTCGTCCATCAACGCCAAGCCGATGTACCTGGGCTTGGATTTGCGCGGCGGCGTGCACTTCATGCTGCAGGTGGACATGCGCGCGGCGATTTCCAAGCGCCTGGACACCCTGGCCAACGACATCCGCCAGAGCCTGCGCGAGAAAGACGTGCGCCACGGCGGCGTGGTTCGCACGGGCGACAGCATCGAAATTCGCGCCCGCGACGCGGCCACGCTGGAAGCGGCGCGCCGCGTCATCGCGGACCAGATCACCGACCTGCAGGTGGTCGAGCAGCCTGGCGCCGAGCCGCGTCTGGTGGCCAGCTTCAAGCCGCAGGCCCTGCAAAAAGTGCAGACCGACGCGGTCAAGCAGAACATCACCACGCTGCACAACCGCGTCAACGAGTTGGGCGTGGCCGAGCCGGTCATCCAGCAGCAGGGCGTCGACCGTGTGATCGTGCAGCTGCCCGGCGTGCAGGACACCGCCAAGGCCAAGGACATCCTGGGCCGCACCGCCACCCTGGAAATGCGCCTGGTTGACGAAAGCGCAGAAGGCCGTGCGGCCGAGCGCGGCGATGGCCCGGTGCCCTTTGGCGCCGAGAAATTCCTGCTGCGCGACGGCCAGCCGGTGATCGTCAAGCGCGACGTCATCCTGACCGGCGACAGCCTGACCAACGCCCAGCCGGGCTTTGACTCGCAGACCCAGCAACCCAAGGTGGACCTGACGGTGGACGCCAAGGGCGGCGCCGTCATGAAGCGCGTCAGCAGCGAGAACCTGAAAAAGCGGATGGCGATCATCCTGTTCGAGAAGGGCAAGGGCGAAGCGCTGACCGCACCCGTGATTCAGGCCGAGCTGGGCAACCGCTTCCAGATTTCCGGCTCGATGTCGGTCAACGAGGCGAACGACCTGGCGCTGCTGCTGCGCGCCGGCTCGCTGGCCGCGCCGATGGAGATCATCGAAGAGCGCACCATCGGCCCGAGCCTGGGCGCCGAGAACATCCGCAAGGGTTTCCTCAGCGTGATCGGCGGCTTTGCCGTGATCTGCATCTTCATGAGCGTGTACTACGGCTTGTTCGGTATCTTCTCCAGCATTTCGCTGGCGTTCAACCTGTTGCTGCTGATCGCCATCCTGTCAATGATGCAGGCCACCTTGACCCTGCCCGGCATGGCGGCCATGGCGCTGGCCATCGGTATGGCGATCGACGCGAACGTGCTGATCAATGAGCGGGTGCGAGAGGAGTTGCGCAACGGCGTTTCTCCGCAGCAGGCGATTCAGGCCGGCTACAACCACGCTTGGGCCACCATTCTGGATTCCAACGTGACTTCGCTGATCGTCGGTATCGCCTTGCTGGCGTTCGGCTCTGGCCCGGTGCGCGGCTTTGCCGTGGTGCACTGCCTGGGCCTGCTGACGTCGATGTTCTCCGCAGTGTTCTTCTCGCGCGGCATCGTGAACTTCTGGTATGGCCGTCAGAAGAAACTGAAATCGCTCTCGGTGGGCACCGTGTGGCGCCCCGAAGAAGGCTACCGGCGTGGTGGCCCCACCGACGAAGCCGTTTGA
- the yajC gene encoding preprotein translocase subunit YajC translates to MFISSAFAQTAPAAAAGGDMTSSLMSMLPLVLMFVVLYFIMIRPQMKKQKEHRAMIDALAKGDEVVTAGGMLGKVSSISDSHIGVQIANGVDVQMQRSAVVQVLPKGTIK, encoded by the coding sequence GTGTTCATCTCCAGCGCTTTCGCCCAGACCGCCCCTGCCGCTGCCGCAGGCGGCGACATGACTTCCTCGCTCATGAGCATGCTGCCGCTGGTGCTGATGTTCGTGGTGCTGTACTTCATCATGATCCGCCCTCAGATGAAGAAGCAGAAAGAGCACCGCGCCATGATCGACGCCCTGGCCAAGGGCGACGAGGTGGTGACCGCTGGCGGCATGCTGGGCAAGGTCAGCTCGATCTCGGACAGCCACATTGGCGTGCAGATCGCCAACGGCGTGGACGTGCAGATGCAGCGCAGCGCCGTGGTGCAGGTTCTGCCCAAGGGAACCATCAAGTAA